GCGGCATCGATCGACCACACCGTTCTCGGGCCGGAGACGACACGGGGCGACGTCGAGCGCGTCCTCGATGAGGCCGACGAGTACGGGATGAACGCCTGCATCCCGCCGTGTTACGTCGAGGAGGCCGCCGAGTACGCCCCCGAGGTGACGATCGCGACCGTGATCGGCTTCCCTCACGGCCAGAACACCCCCGAGAGCAAGCGCCGCGAGGGCGTCGAGGCCTGGAAGGCCGGGGCCGACGAGCTCGACGTGGTCTGCAACCGGGGGCGGCTGCTGGGCGACGAGCCCGAGCGGTTCCACGAGGAGCTCGCCGAGATCGTCGCCGCGGTGCCGGTCCCCGTCAAGGCCATCCTCGAGACGAGCGAGCTCCCCGCCGAGGAGATCAGGCGGGCCGCGGAGCTGGCCACGGAGGCCGACGTCGCGATGCTCAAGACCTCGACGGGCTTCGCCGACGGCGGGGCGACCGTCGAGGACGTCGAGCTGCTCGCGGAGTTCCTCCCCGTGAAGGCCAGCGGCGGGGTCGGCGACTACCGGACGGCGAAAGCGATGTTCGACGCCGGCGCCGAGCGCATCGGCGCCTCCTCCGGGGTCGCGCTGGTCGAGGACTTTCCCGACGCCGGTCGAACCAGTTAAGACGCCCGCAGCGAAACCCGGTTCCATGAACGTGCGATCCGCCGGCCGACGCGGACTCGGCCCGGCCAGCGATCCCGGCGCGTCGCCGCGAACCACGATCCTCGGGCGACGTCCATAGCGCCGTCCCGTGAGTCCCCCTCTCCATCGACGACAGTGGCGACCCTGGCGGCGGGGTGGCGCGTAGATGCTCCTCGACGAGCTGTTCGGCTGGCTCCCGGTCGAGGAGCCGGTCGTCGTCTTCACGCTCGCGCTCGCCGTGTTCCTGGTCGGTCCCCTCGCGATCAAACGCGTCGGCCTGCCCGGCATCGTCGGGATCGTCCTGCTCGGCGCGCTGATCGGTCCCAACGGGCTCGGGATCCTCTCGTTGACCAGCGCGATCGAGCTGCTGGGCGAGGTCGGGCTGGTCTACCTCCTCTTTACCGTCGGGCTCGAGCTCGACCTCCGCGGGTTCGCGAAGGCACCCGAGAACGCCGCGCTCTTCGGGCTGACGAGCTTCTTTCTCCCCTTCATCGCGGGTACGGGGCTCGGTGTCGCGGTCCTCGGGCTCTCGGTGCCC
The sequence above is a segment of the Halalkalicoccus tibetensis genome. Coding sequences within it:
- the deoC gene encoding deoxyribose-phosphate aldolase; this translates as MDKAAFAASIDHTVLGPETTRGDVERVLDEADEYGMNACIPPCYVEEAAEYAPEVTIATVIGFPHGQNTPESKRREGVEAWKAGADELDVVCNRGRLLGDEPERFHEELAEIVAAVPVPVKAILETSELPAEEIRRAAELATEADVAMLKTSTGFADGGATVEDVELLAEFLPVKASGGVGDYRTAKAMFDAGAERIGASSGVALVEDFPDAGRTS